A region of Candidatus Saccharimonadales bacterium DNA encodes the following proteins:
- the rsmD gene encoding 16S rRNA (guanine(966)-N(2))-methyltransferase RsmD, producing MNIRIISGKFGGRKIEAPDNTRTHPMGERIRNAMFNSIGSEVVGTEVLDAFAGTGSIGLEALSRGAKSATFIERDTIAAKILAKNVTTLAAEDQVTIIRTSVLNWIENSNPEQFDLIFADPPYDDPQFSTGLRLLGLLKPGGLMILSHPGGSEVPTKPGVVVVDNRSYGNANLTFYRRDDA from the coding sequence ATGAACATCAGGATTATCAGCGGCAAGTTTGGTGGCCGCAAGATCGAAGCCCCTGATAATACGCGCACGCATCCTATGGGCGAGCGTATTCGTAACGCAATGTTTAATAGTATCGGTAGTGAAGTCGTCGGTACGGAAGTCCTGGACGCATTTGCCGGCACGGGCTCGATCGGGCTAGAGGCGTTAAGCCGCGGTGCTAAATCGGCGACGTTTATTGAACGTGATACTATTGCTGCTAAAATTTTAGCAAAAAACGTGACAACACTTGCCGCCGAAGACCAAGTGACAATTATTCGCACGAGCGTTTTAAATTGGATTGAAAATAGCAATCCGGAGCAATTTGATCTGATCTTTGCAGATCCTCCGTATGATGATCCACAGTTTTCCACAGGCTTGCGTTTACTAGGACTATTAAAACCAGGTGGACTTATGATATTATCACATCCAGGTGGAAGTGAGGTTCCGACCAAACCAGGAGTTGTTGTGGTGGACAATCGTAGTTATGGGAACGCAAACCTCACTTTCTACCGCCGAGATGACGCTTAA